A single window of Malus sylvestris chromosome 5, drMalSylv7.2, whole genome shotgun sequence DNA harbors:
- the LOC126622495 gene encoding uncharacterized protein LOC126622495 — MALSEFSLQYVPQKAVKGQALADFLAHHPSLYNFGGNDIKIGMVETRNNYWTMYFDGSSTSSSTGAGIVIQSLHHDRWHFSLKLDFDCTNNQAEYKAIIIGLGIIHDLRVTRAFIFDDSELVINQLNGSFRCMSCTLAPYHMVASYLTEFFNGITFEHISRIHNTDADRFA, encoded by the coding sequence atGGCGTTGTCTGAATTCAGCTTGCAATATgtgccccagaaagctgtcaaaggtcAAGCCCTGGCTGATTTCCTTGCCCATCATCCTTCACTGTATAACTTTGGGGGCAACGACATCAaaatcggcatggttgaaaCGCGTAATAATtactggacgatgtactttgatgGCTCGAGTACTTCATCTTCGACTGGTGCTGGAATTGTTATTCAATCCCTACACCACGATCGTTGGCACTTTTCACTCAAACTTGATTTTGATTGCacaaataatcaggccgaatacaaAGCCATTATCATCGGCCTTGGTATCATTCACGACTTACGGGTGACCCGTGCCTTCATCTTCGACGACTccgaacttgtgattaaccaacttaatggttcTTTTCggtgcatgagttgtaccctggcaccttaccacatggttgccagctatcTGACCGAATTCTTCAACGGTATTACCTTTGAACATATTTCCCGGATTCATAACACCGACGCAGATAGATTTGCTTAA